The Agromyces sp. LHK192 genome includes a window with the following:
- a CDS encoding DUF6412 domain-containing protein: MIDLLLALLRSLQGSLELATAADAGLAMVLIGVVGAAAVAVTVVAVRAMPALVAADASRASTRLRQTADPWRLLAQSDPDAPGRARPRAPGRVIPAA, encoded by the coding sequence GTGATCGACCTGCTGCTCGCCCTCCTGCGCTCGCTGCAGGGCTCGCTCGAGCTCGCGACCGCCGCCGACGCGGGCCTGGCGATGGTGCTCATCGGCGTCGTGGGCGCCGCTGCCGTGGCCGTGACGGTCGTCGCGGTCCGCGCGATGCCCGCGCTGGTCGCGGCCGACGCGAGCCGGGCCTCGACGCGCCTGCGGCAGACGGCCGACCCCTGGCGCCTGCTCGCGCAGAGCGATCCCGACGCGCCGGGTCGTGCGCGTCCGAGGGCGCCCGGTCGGGTCATCCCGGCCGCGTAG
- a CDS encoding peptidoglycan-binding protein produces the protein MGLAHHQGSRDEQFDGDLRAHQRTGAVDGAGAAARESDAAPSDVGSVRATRGGLAVIAPAAARPMVQRLQRTAGNRAASTLVVSRQSVEEEPAGPGSLGQAPSEAGPQQLPQAGTQAPGQAAGGGPAGGGAPPRPMLKRGSVGPSVGELQTKLNDRGANPPLAVDGIFGPLTDAAVRAFQTQNQLQPDGIVGPLTWGALDAGPGPEPEPEPEPEPEPEADPLEGICTIEGHGSSDAAVAQARTQAIELYGSIAPENRTRMEADPITIDVIPHDKKLTDLAPYAHLQGTQTFDGRIWDDVRGIQTEVNGVRRVAIAEEDLTSVPGKAPGYGPGFLAAHEGGHGLQFSALTPAQVTQLAALHTARLGSSGPITQTTPAGPATDMWLDPAWYSAANKEEYFANSVAAYLGHPYSTDEATVAKYNQAWLQANDPGMFTLLEQVYQAGGTP, from the coding sequence ATGGGTCTGGCGCACCATCAGGGCTCGCGAGACGAGCAGTTCGACGGCGACCTGCGAGCGCATCAGCGAACCGGGGCGGTCGACGGCGCCGGTGCTGCGGCGCGCGAGTCGGATGCCGCTCCCTCCGACGTCGGCTCCGTCCGAGCTACCCGCGGCGGGCTCGCGGTGATCGCACCCGCCGCCGCCCGTCCCATGGTCCAGCGGCTCCAGCGCACGGCGGGCAACCGTGCCGCGTCGACCCTCGTCGTGTCGCGCCAGTCGGTCGAAGAGGAGCCTGCGGGCCCGGGCTCGCTCGGGCAGGCGCCGTCGGAGGCGGGGCCGCAGCAGCTGCCGCAGGCCGGAACCCAGGCTCCCGGGCAGGCCGCGGGCGGAGGCCCCGCGGGCGGCGGAGCGCCACCACGACCGATGCTCAAGCGCGGCTCGGTCGGTCCGTCTGTCGGCGAGCTCCAGACGAAGCTGAACGACCGCGGCGCGAATCCGCCGTTGGCCGTCGACGGCATCTTCGGTCCGCTCACGGATGCCGCGGTGCGCGCGTTCCAGACGCAGAACCAGCTCCAGCCCGACGGCATCGTCGGCCCGCTCACCTGGGGTGCACTCGACGCCGGCCCGGGCCCCGAACCGGAGCCCGAGCCCGAGCCGGAGCCGGAGCCCGAGGCCGACCCGCTCGAGGGCATCTGCACGATCGAGGGCCACGGGTCGAGCGACGCCGCGGTCGCGCAAGCGCGGACGCAGGCGATCGAGCTGTACGGGAGCATCGCCCCAGAGAACCGCACGCGCATGGAGGCCGACCCGATCACGATCGACGTGATCCCCCACGACAAGAAGCTCACCGACCTGGCGCCGTATGCGCACCTCCAGGGCACGCAGACGTTCGACGGCCGCATCTGGGACGATGTGCGCGGCATCCAGACCGAGGTGAACGGCGTGCGCCGCGTCGCGATCGCCGAGGAGGACCTCACCAGCGTCCCGGGCAAGGCGCCGGGGTACGGGCCCGGGTTCCTCGCGGCGCACGAGGGCGGACACGGCCTGCAGTTCTCGGCGCTCACGCCCGCGCAGGTCACGCAGCTCGCCGCACTCCACACCGCGCGGCTCGGGTCGAGCGGGCCGATCACGCAGACGACGCCCGCCGGGCCCGCGACCGACATGTGGCTCGACCCGGCCTGGTACTCGGCGGCGAACAAGGAGGAGTACTTCGCGAACTCCGTCGCCGCGTACCTCGGGCATCCCTACTCCACCGACGAGGCGACCGTCGCGAAGTACAATCAGGCCTGGCTGCAAGCCAACGATCCGGGCATGTTCACACTGCTCGAGCAGGTCTACCAGGCAGGGGGCACGCCATGA
- a CDS encoding LysR family transcriptional regulator substrate-binding protein: MTLRLGYVAGVSPGRWLRAWGERRPDLPLVAERTEQAGQLDGIASGDHDLAFVRLPVDDEGLHAIPLWEEVAVAVLEKEHPLAEAESITLADLDGEPSAPVQAEAAMTVELVAAGTGYAILPHGVARLHHRRDVVAVPIADASPTQVALVWRVERDDDDIQEFVGVVRGRGSRSSRGQASDEPTLSPAKAAKRAAAERRAAEAAKGGGKAGSGKGGGGKGGAKSKDSRPAPRTGRGAKQRNRRRGR; this comes from the coding sequence ATGACCCTCCGGCTCGGCTACGTCGCGGGCGTGAGCCCCGGACGGTGGCTGCGTGCGTGGGGCGAACGCCGACCCGACCTCCCCCTCGTGGCCGAGCGCACCGAGCAGGCCGGGCAGCTCGACGGCATCGCCTCGGGCGACCACGATCTCGCCTTCGTGCGGCTGCCGGTCGACGACGAGGGCCTGCACGCCATCCCGCTGTGGGAGGAGGTCGCGGTCGCGGTGCTCGAGAAGGAGCATCCGCTCGCCGAGGCCGAGTCGATCACGCTCGCCGATCTCGACGGCGAACCGTCCGCGCCGGTGCAGGCCGAGGCGGCGATGACGGTCGAACTGGTCGCGGCGGGCACCGGGTACGCGATCCTGCCGCACGGCGTCGCCCGGTTGCACCACCGCCGCGACGTGGTGGCCGTGCCCATCGCGGATGCCTCGCCCACGCAGGTCGCGCTCGTGTGGCGCGTCGAGCGCGACGACGACGACATCCAGGAGTTCGTGGGCGTGGTCCGCGGGCGCGGGTCGCGCTCGTCGCGCGGCCAGGCCTCCGACGAGCCGACGCTGTCGCCGGCGAAGGCCGCGAAACGCGCCGCCGCCGAACGGCGTGCTGCGGAGGCCGCGAAGGGCGGCGGCAAGGCCGGCTCCGGGAAGGGCGGCGGGGGCAAGGGCGGCGCGAAGTCCAAGGATTCGCGCCCGGCCCCGCGCACCGGACGCGGCGCGAAGCAGCGCAACCGACGGAGGGGCCGATGA
- a CDS encoding membrane protein insertase YidC, which yields MDFYSFPPIAVVIDGAYGLLMGLAGLLEPLLGGAAAAAAIILVTLIVRAALIPTAVSMAKGEQTRARLAPKLQELQRKHAKNPERLQREMAKLYADEGTSPLAGCLPMLVQAPVVGVIYALFILPTINGHPNELLAETFLGVPLGSSLVGGLAAGTLSGADLAVFGGVILVIAAVGEVTRRVFRPTTPAAPAAPASGSGGGASGAPGAPNPAAVLGSPGMLRMLGFLQFITAVVAAFVPLAAGLYLVVTVTWTLVQRVLLRRRFPLPGSSSAIAPAM from the coding sequence ATGGACTTCTATTCGTTCCCGCCCATCGCCGTCGTCATCGACGGCGCGTACGGGCTGCTGATGGGCCTCGCCGGCCTGCTCGAACCGCTGCTGGGCGGGGCCGCGGCAGCAGCCGCGATCATCCTGGTGACCCTCATCGTGCGCGCCGCGCTGATCCCGACCGCCGTGTCGATGGCGAAGGGCGAGCAGACGCGGGCGCGACTCGCACCGAAGCTGCAGGAGTTGCAGCGCAAGCACGCGAAGAACCCCGAACGCCTCCAGCGCGAGATGGCGAAGCTGTACGCCGACGAGGGCACGTCGCCGCTCGCGGGTTGCCTGCCGATGCTCGTGCAGGCGCCGGTCGTCGGCGTGATCTACGCGCTGTTCATCCTGCCGACGATCAACGGGCACCCGAACGAGCTGCTCGCCGAGACGTTCCTCGGCGTGCCGCTCGGGTCGAGCCTCGTCGGCGGACTCGCGGCCGGCACGCTCTCCGGTGCCGACCTCGCCGTGTTCGGCGGGGTGATCCTCGTCATCGCGGCCGTCGGCGAGGTCACGCGCCGCGTGTTCCGTCCGACGACGCCTGCGGCGCCGGCGGCCCCGGCAAGCGGGTCGGGCGGCGGCGCATCGGGGGCTCCGGGTGCGCCGAATCCGGCCGCGGTGCTCGGCTCGCCCGGCATGCTGCGCATGCTCGGGTTCCTGCAGTTCATCACCGCGGTGGTCGCGGCGTTCGTGCCGCTGGCCGCCGGTCTCTACCTCGTCGTGACCGTCACCTGGACGCTCGTGCAGCGGGTCCTGCTGCGGCGGAGGTTCCCGCTGCCGGGATCGTCGTCGGCGATCGCGCCGGCGATGTAG
- a CDS encoding M20 family metallopeptidase: MTHQLLAWAESVLPDLLADLEAVVRVESPSADHDAVARSADVVAEVGERRLGFAPERIVVDGSTHLRWHLGSPEPDAPRVLLLAHHDTVWPIGSLETHPFSIQDGVIRGPGCFDMLTGLVMAVHAAAHLGHLSDAAVTLLVTGDEELGSHSSRALIEQEAEGCVAALVLEASGDGGALKIGRKGVSHYRVDITGRAAHAGLEPEKGVNATVELAHQVGVVVGFADASEGTSVTPTVAHGGTTPNTVPASASFVVDVRALTASEQERVDAAFRSLVPVTGARIAVHGGINRPPLEVSAAEALWRRAQAVADDLGLELPEAIVVGGASDGNFTAGIGVPTLDGLGAVGGGAHADTEHVMVADIPARTALLVGLMRELLGR; encoded by the coding sequence ATGACGCATCAACTCCTGGCCTGGGCCGAGTCGGTCCTTCCCGACCTGCTCGCCGACCTCGAAGCGGTCGTGCGCGTCGAATCACCGTCGGCCGACCACGACGCGGTCGCCCGCTCGGCCGACGTGGTCGCCGAGGTCGGCGAACGACGCCTCGGCTTCGCCCCCGAGCGCATCGTCGTCGACGGGAGCACCCACCTGCGCTGGCACCTCGGATCACCCGAACCGGATGCCCCGCGCGTGCTCCTGCTCGCGCACCACGACACGGTGTGGCCGATCGGGTCGCTGGAGACGCATCCGTTCTCGATCCAGGACGGCGTGATCCGCGGCCCGGGCTGCTTCGACATGCTCACCGGGCTCGTCATGGCCGTGCACGCGGCGGCCCACCTCGGGCACCTGTCCGACGCGGCCGTCACGCTCCTGGTGACCGGCGACGAGGAGCTCGGCTCGCACTCGTCGCGTGCGTTGATCGAGCAGGAGGCGGAGGGATGCGTCGCCGCGCTCGTGCTCGAGGCCAGCGGCGACGGCGGTGCGCTGAAGATCGGCCGCAAGGGCGTCTCGCACTACCGCGTCGACATCACCGGCCGGGCCGCGCACGCCGGCCTCGAACCCGAGAAGGGCGTGAACGCGACGGTCGAACTCGCGCACCAGGTCGGCGTGGTCGTCGGATTCGCGGATGCCTCGGAGGGGACCTCGGTCACGCCGACCGTCGCCCACGGCGGCACGACGCCGAACACGGTGCCCGCGAGTGCGTCGTTCGTCGTCGACGTGCGCGCGCTCACCGCCTCCGAGCAGGAGCGGGTCGATGCGGCGTTCCGCTCGCTCGTCCCGGTCACCGGCGCCCGCATCGCCGTGCACGGCGGCATCAACCGGCCGCCGCTCGAGGTCAGCGCGGCCGAGGCGCTGTGGCGGCGCGCGCAGGCCGTCGCCGACGACCTCGGGCTCGAGTTGCCCGAGGCGATCGTCGTCGGCGGCGCCTCCGACGGGAACTTCACGGCGGGCATCGGCGTGCCGACCCTCGACGGACTGGGAGCCGTCGGCGGCGGCGCGCACGCCGACACCGAGCACGTGATGGTCGCGGACATCCCCGCGCGCACCGCGCTGCTGGTCGGGCTCATGCGGGAACTGCTCGGACGGTGA
- a CDS encoding GNAT family N-acetyltransferase: MTTTEIHPIELDDGIVLRAIAADDGPALAEAYARNREHLAPWEPLREPEFFTAAVHERGAAADVRRLREGTAIPLVLDDGDRIVGRVNLSDIVRGAFQNVHLGYWVDASLQGRGLATASVGIALHHARSAGLHRVQAGTLLHNTASQRVLEQNGFERFGTAPRYLWIAGEWQDHVLFQRLLED, from the coding sequence GTGACCACCACCGAGATCCACCCGATCGAACTCGACGACGGCATCGTGCTGCGCGCGATCGCCGCCGACGACGGGCCCGCGCTCGCCGAGGCCTACGCCCGCAATCGCGAGCACCTCGCGCCGTGGGAGCCGCTGCGCGAACCCGAGTTCTTCACCGCCGCGGTGCACGAACGCGGTGCGGCCGCCGACGTGCGACGTCTCCGCGAGGGCACGGCGATCCCGCTCGTCCTCGACGACGGCGACCGCATCGTGGGCCGGGTCAACTTGAGCGACATCGTGCGCGGGGCGTTCCAGAACGTGCACCTCGGCTACTGGGTGGATGCCTCGCTGCAGGGTCGCGGGCTCGCCACGGCGTCGGTCGGCATCGCGCTGCACCACGCGCGTTCGGCGGGGCTCCATCGGGTGCAGGCCGGAACGCTGCTGCACAACACGGCGTCGCAGCGGGTGCTCGAGCAGAACGGGTTCGAGCGCTTCGGGACGGCGCCGCGATACCTGTGGATTGCCGGCGAGTGGCAGGACCACGTGCTCTTCCAGCGGTTGCTGGAGGACTGA
- the radA gene encoding DNA repair protein RadA, protein MARPASSFRCSECGWTTVKWVGRCGECQQWGTVVESGAPAAATRVPTAIVPMGERRARPIAEVEVEQTAHRPTGIGEFDRVLGGGVVAGAAILLSGEPGVGKSTLLLEVASRIASSGRRVLYVSAEESAAQVRLRADRTGALSPDLYLASESDLATILGHVDEVSPQLLIVDSVQTVASSLSDGLPGQPSQVREVASSLIRVAKERNLPVLIVGHVTKDGSIAGPRLLEHLVDVVCHFEGDRQTSLRFVRALKNRFGPTDEVGCFEMTGDGISEVADPSGLFLSRSRAAVSGTCVTVALEGRRALPVEVQALVVETKAPQPRRVVNGVDPARVAMILAVLERRAGLRRLGEFDVYVSTVGGVRLAEPGADLAIAIAIASAVRDRAVPHDLAAFGEISLAGEVRPVTAARQRTAEAGRLGYRTIVDVEAGSVRAAVEQAMIASASPRERELDAAF, encoded by the coding sequence ATGGCCAGACCCGCATCCTCCTTCCGTTGCAGCGAGTGCGGGTGGACGACCGTCAAGTGGGTGGGTCGCTGCGGCGAGTGCCAGCAGTGGGGCACGGTCGTCGAGTCCGGGGCTCCCGCCGCCGCGACGCGCGTGCCGACCGCGATCGTGCCGATGGGCGAGCGCCGCGCTCGACCGATCGCCGAGGTCGAGGTCGAGCAGACCGCGCACCGGCCGACCGGCATCGGCGAGTTCGATCGCGTGCTCGGCGGCGGCGTCGTCGCGGGCGCGGCGATCCTGCTGTCGGGCGAGCCGGGCGTCGGCAAGTCGACGCTGCTGCTCGAGGTCGCGTCGCGCATCGCGTCGTCGGGGCGGCGCGTGCTCTACGTCAGCGCCGAGGAGTCGGCCGCGCAGGTGCGCCTGCGGGCCGACCGCACGGGCGCCCTCTCCCCCGACCTGTACCTCGCGAGCGAGAGCGACCTCGCGACGATCCTCGGCCACGTCGACGAGGTCTCGCCGCAGCTGCTCATCGTCGACTCCGTGCAGACCGTCGCCAGCTCGCTCTCCGACGGCCTGCCCGGGCAACCGAGCCAGGTCCGCGAGGTGGCGTCCAGCCTCATCCGAGTCGCGAAGGAGCGCAACCTCCCGGTGCTCATCGTCGGCCACGTCACGAAGGACGGCTCGATCGCGGGGCCGCGCCTGCTCGAGCACCTCGTCGACGTGGTGTGCCACTTCGAGGGCGACCGGCAGACGTCGCTGCGATTCGTGCGCGCGCTGAAGAACCGGTTCGGGCCCACCGACGAGGTCGGGTGCTTCGAGATGACCGGCGACGGCATCAGCGAGGTCGCCGACCCATCGGGGCTGTTCCTCAGTCGGTCGCGGGCTGCGGTCAGCGGCACGTGCGTCACCGTCGCGCTCGAGGGCCGGCGTGCACTGCCGGTCGAGGTGCAGGCGCTCGTCGTCGAGACCAAGGCGCCGCAACCGCGCCGGGTGGTCAACGGCGTCGATCCCGCTCGCGTCGCGATGATCCTCGCCGTGCTCGAACGGCGGGCGGGCCTGCGTCGGCTGGGCGAGTTCGACGTCTACGTCTCGACCGTCGGCGGTGTTCGGCTCGCCGAGCCCGGCGCCGACCTCGCCATCGCCATCGCGATCGCCTCAGCGGTTCGAGACCGGGCCGTCCCGCACGACCTCGCCGCGTTCGGCGAGATCAGCCTCGCGGGCGAGGTGCGCCCCGTGACCGCGGCCCGCCAGCGCACGGCGGAGGCCGGACGGCTCGGCTACCGCACGATCGTCGACGTCGAGGCCGGAAGCGTGCGCGCGGCCGTCGAGCAGGCGATGATCGCCTCGGCGAGCCCCCGCGAGCGGGAGCTCGACGCGGCGTTCTGA
- a CDS encoding SIP domain-containing protein: MQHHQAHFLLLGGTEDLGAIADATSRFPVDAYGQVFIEVASLIQVVDLPVPPHVSVTWLQRDLAPGSIAPRGRRAAQALRAWVSEWLPEEAAAVPYVLWIGCAASEEIDELYRELGERLPRLHLHHPHH, translated from the coding sequence ATGCAGCATCATCAGGCGCACTTCCTCCTCCTCGGGGGCACCGAAGACCTCGGCGCGATCGCCGACGCGACGAGCCGGTTCCCGGTCGACGCGTACGGGCAGGTCTTCATCGAGGTCGCCTCGCTGATCCAGGTCGTCGACCTTCCCGTGCCGCCGCACGTCTCGGTCACCTGGCTCCAGCGCGACCTCGCGCCCGGCTCGATCGCGCCACGAGGTCGTCGTGCCGCGCAGGCACTGCGCGCCTGGGTCTCGGAGTGGCTGCCCGAGGAGGCCGCGGCGGTGCCGTACGTGCTGTGGATCGGCTGCGCGGCCAGCGAGGAGATCGACGAGCTCTATCGCGAACTCGGCGAGCGACTGCCGCGGCTGCACCTGCACCACCCGCATCACTGA
- a CDS encoding amino-acid N-acetyltransferase — MTGFQVRRARTSDVVQIVDLVEPLVQRRILLGKERVDLYGALQEFHVAEASDGSLIGCGALHVMWEDLGEVRTLAVSDGWLGHGVGHALLDALETQARELGLSRLFCLTFEVDFFGRHGFEDMGAETVDPVVYAELVRSHDEGVAEFLDLARVKQNTLGNTRMLKLL, encoded by the coding sequence ATGACCGGATTCCAGGTGCGCCGGGCGCGCACGAGCGACGTGGTGCAGATCGTCGACCTCGTGGAGCCGCTGGTCCAGCGACGAATCCTGCTCGGCAAGGAGCGCGTCGACCTGTACGGCGCGCTGCAGGAGTTCCACGTCGCCGAGGCATCCGACGGATCGCTCATCGGCTGCGGCGCGCTGCACGTCATGTGGGAGGACCTCGGCGAGGTGCGCACGCTCGCCGTGTCCGACGGATGGCTCGGCCACGGCGTCGGCCACGCGCTGCTCGACGCGCTCGAGACGCAGGCGCGAGAGCTCGGGCTCAGCCGGCTGTTCTGCCTCACGTTCGAGGTCGACTTCTTCGGCCGCCACGGGTTCGAGGACATGGGTGCAGAGACCGTCGACCCGGTCGTGTACGCCGAACTCGTGCGCTCGCACGACGAGGGTGTCGCGGAGTTCCTCGACCTGGCCCGCGTCAAGCAGAACACCCTCGGCAACACGAGGATGCTGAAACTGCTCTGA
- a CDS encoding glutamine amidotransferase, with product MSAGPMSAGPMTARPFLLVSARPEVEAVGPEYASFRRGLGLGEERLEHLRLDVEPLSTVVLSDFAGVLVGGSPYNVTTPVEHKHPVQVRVEDDLARLAEYGLAHELPVLFTCYGIGVLTRLLGGEVGREHPEQASAIELVLTDAGRSDPLTSGLPERFQALAAHNESTTRLPDGVDLLASSTGCPVQLYRAGSTVYATQFHPEVSPTDFAARAAVYRHHGYFPASELAAVRERLAEASVVEPERILRRFVELADA from the coding sequence ATGAGCGCGGGGCCGATGAGCGCCGGGCCCATGACGGCCCGCCCGTTCCTGCTGGTCTCGGCGCGGCCGGAGGTCGAGGCGGTCGGCCCGGAGTACGCCTCGTTCCGGCGGGGCCTCGGGCTCGGCGAGGAGCGGCTCGAGCACCTGCGGCTCGACGTCGAGCCGCTGTCCACCGTCGTGCTCTCCGACTTCGCGGGCGTGCTCGTCGGCGGCAGCCCGTACAACGTGACCACCCCGGTCGAGCACAAGCACCCGGTGCAAGTGCGCGTCGAGGACGATCTCGCCCGCCTGGCCGAATACGGTCTCGCGCACGAGCTGCCCGTGTTGTTCACCTGCTACGGCATCGGCGTGCTGACCCGCCTGCTGGGCGGCGAGGTGGGGCGCGAGCATCCCGAGCAGGCATCGGCGATCGAACTCGTCCTCACCGATGCCGGGCGCAGCGACCCGCTCACGTCGGGGCTTCCCGAACGGTTCCAGGCGCTCGCGGCGCACAACGAGTCCACGACGCGGCTCCCCGACGGCGTCGACCTGCTCGCGTCATCGACCGGGTGCCCCGTGCAGCTGTACCGCGCCGGCTCCACGGTCTACGCGACCCAGTTCCACCCCGAGGTCTCGCCGACCGACTTCGCCGCCCGCGCCGCGGTGTACCGCCACCACGGGTACTTTCCGGCGAGCGAGCTCGCGGCCGTGCGGGAGCGGCTGGCGGAGGCATCCGTCGTCGAACCCGAGCGGATCCTGCGCCGGTTCGTCGAACTCGCCGACGCCTGA
- a CDS encoding dehydrogenase has product MAGKARKKSGEPVEFRSQALAEALEKQDMAAVALALRNGNTVVPLIKPGPRDKPLDSGEVWTYRDPNTGEVALLLFSDAANKPANLPPAVGLQSPAWLRTFLKRYESTITTVFLDIAGPHPMQAPPAELLRVLDA; this is encoded by the coding sequence ATGGCAGGCAAGGCGCGCAAGAAGTCCGGCGAACCCGTCGAGTTCCGGTCGCAGGCACTCGCCGAAGCCCTCGAGAAGCAGGACATGGCCGCCGTCGCCCTCGCGCTGCGCAACGGCAACACGGTCGTTCCGCTGATCAAGCCCGGCCCGCGCGACAAGCCGCTCGACAGCGGCGAGGTGTGGACCTACCGGGACCCGAACACGGGCGAGGTCGCGCTGCTGCTGTTCAGCGACGCCGCGAACAAGCCCGCGAACCTGCCGCCGGCCGTCGGCCTGCAGAGCCCGGCGTGGCTGCGCACGTTCCTCAAGCGGTACGAATCGACGATCACGACGGTGTTCCTCGACATCGCGGGTCCGCATCCGATGCAGGCGCCGCCGGCCGAGCTGCTGCGCGTGCTCGACGCCTGA